GAAAACATGTATGTCTCTCTAAAGATGAACCTGAAAAGGAGGAAAACCCTTTTGTCTATGGTAAGtatatctattttttgtttctttcatacattaattgccattgacggctatagatgtcaaaaagctggcagtacacacacacacacacacacacaaaaatgatgcTTCTAACTTACTTTGCCACTCGCCATCTTGTCGTGTATAGACTACGAGAGCCTGAGGATTTGTGGATTGGCTTTAGCTGTGGTGCTGTTCACGCTGGGAATTCTGCTCATTCTCAGTAAGTAAACAACCTTGTCAGTGTGTTATGACATTTTTCGTTGTATTCTAAATGAAACTGCCTGGTAATGCGGCCCATCAAAGAACACAAAGAGGGAATTACAGTATGGCTAAAGGATTTTGTATAGCCTGgtaatatttgttttgcagAATAAAAATACCTCACTGACAGTTTCAGTCGAAAATAGTGTTTGCTAATGGAAATTTCCCACACAAGAAGGTTGTAAAGTTGGAAGAATAAATTgtttgaagaaagaaagaaaggggggccattttgccactcgctgtcgactgaagatgacaccacagttgctcaggcaactaccaatcagagctcacctgttttctgaagctgtcttgtgattggttgttacatgagACCTGAACAaacatgatgtcattttcactcgaatgtaagtggcaaaatggccgccttctgatattgataaaaaactgcTGGCTTTTGCTGATTATAAGTTACCTCATATTCCACTCACGCAATATTaactaaaatactgtatttggactagtagggctgcatagaacatagtATTAGTGTTGGAACGCAGCCAGCAGTTGGccgaaacgacgctgatgtgtaaaacccggaagtcggaaatccgtggcatctaccccattgcgCAACCTGCCAGCCGGTCGAGGAATTGAACAGTTATATCTATAActgtgttatactgccccctagtggaCAAGGCACGCACACCAGAAGGAAGCccattgtataaaaaaaaaaaaatgaaatcatgaTTCAAAAACCGtctaattctttacattttgtttcattacaTTACTGCTAATGGAGATAAGCGAAACAGATCATAGATATATGTAGGACTGtaatttacattcattttttattattaatattattctcCAAATGTGTCTCCTATTTCCATTTCAAGGTCGACGGTGCCGCTGCAGTATCAACCAGAAACCCAGGTATGCTGCTGTGCCCTTCTGAATGACTAAAAGTGCTTTAGTCACGCCACTTGACACATgtggttaccatggcaacctgTGGCACaaccaccccacccccctcccctctctctttctctctctctctgcaggGCCCCCGGAGATGAGGAGGCGCAGGAGGAAAACCTCATCGTCTCAAAGGGTGAGCTTCCCCTTTTCACCTCCCTTGTCGGCTCCTCTCACCTCTGACATCCacaaattcaaaatggcggTTCACTTGAGGGAGctaaattaaacatgactttttttttcttttctttccttttttttttttttttagccgcaGCAGCTGCCAAAGAGACTCCGGCGGAAAACTGAGGCAGCTCTTCCGGCGCCAGCTCACACTGCCTTCTGATTTTATTTGACATGAATCCACTGCATCATAGCTATAACTATTATAAGTGGTGACACAACAAGgtaagggtatatatatatataacaaggTGTACATAAATCATATATACCCTGAAGACAAACCTTTAGCCCGTTGTGCTTTGTCGTGACCGTAGCAGTCCTCAGTGCTCTTGTCTCTTCTTGTGCCTTCATGTAGACGTCGCTCACTTTGATTATACTCTAACACTGTCTATACTGTCTCAGCTAATAGCACCTTTGACACAAGATGGTCTTTTAAGCTAAaacgtgtgtgtctgtgtggtgTGGTCCCGTTTGTTTTGTGCTAATTTTAGCCTTTTAGgtagcactttaaaaaaatcacgaAAGGGCTTATAAATAGTTTACACATGTGTTATAAACATGTTATTAAGCCTTAATAAACTAAAAGATGACGTTGAATCACATCACTATGGTTGTTGCACAGATGGTCCATATCAGGTTCTACTGCTTTGCCTCATTGCTTGCATCAATGGTAGCAGGCTACTAAatagacctctgccaaggctcaACATCCCTAAACATGACCCTTTGACTTGTTTAATTCagaattaaagtcaaatgtgatCTCACTCCATCCCTGGAGGTTGATTTCCATCTGTTGGCTCTTGTTCTCACCGATGCAAGTGGACTGTCATTTTATTAAATCCTAGCAGCAAATTTTAAAGCGAAAACCAAACATGTCTCTATGAcctgtttgattaaaaaaaaaaaaaaagtgaaaacccATGTTGTCACTATAGGTGGAGCTCCATCTTGGCCCTGATTCAAGTGGACTGCAACATTATTAAATACCATAGATTTCTGGAGATCAGTTGTGTAAACGTGGCAACTATCAAACAAACGAGCAACAATGGCGTAAATAGCTCGCCAAATAGTGAGCCTTGTTGTTGAAATCATCTATGACTGTTTATTAAGGCTTTATAATTATTAACTACTTATAAACTCTTTATAAGTGTAGTGTGTCACTCCAtttactacgttttttttttttatgttgtcaattgtccttgaaaatgtttgttgtataatatatgtatatgtagtaTTTCAAAGTACAGCTAGCTTACAGACAACTATATAGTTTGTATGGATGGAAGTGCGCGTCTttgcaaaaaacatttgtgtgtgtgcgtaggtGTGATGTATGAGACAATCGGACCTGCTTACATCCACGGCAGTAATTTGACAATATTGTGCAAGTTACTGCATCAGCTGTCTCACTGCCGTCCCTCCATCGCTCCTCCACTGGTTCCAAAGCAAACATCTTAGACATTCACCATCTATTTCTTTTGTacttctccaaaaaaaaaaaaaagtcttttgaATGACCATCAAAGGtctcaaacaaaacattcactCATCTGAAGTGTGACTATCTGTTTTGAAGAGACAAACCCGTTGTCCAATCGCCGCATGAGGCCTTGTTGTGTCCTGCTTTTGGCATACATTATGAATAAATTTGTCTGAAGACTCGCAACGGTGCCTCGTGTTCATTTCGACACCGCAGCGCCACATGTTGCGACACTCGTGcagccccaccccccaccaccaccaccgtgCTTTGTAATCTTCACCTGGTTGCCGCCACATACAAGTTGATCTCcagaaaaaggaaacaaaaaaaaaaaaaaagttgatcttggtctcatcagaccgcagaACACAGTTCCAGTCATCCATGTCCTTAGTCTGCTTTGTCTACCAGCAAATTAAGAATCTGCCAATTTTGATGATAAGGCGAATGGTTGTAGAATAGGCACTCTCTCGCTAGAATTCCAAAGGTTATCTTAGGTTAACTATTTATTGGCTTCAGAGTTCAAACTTTCTAACATTATAAATACATAACTGGTGCTGCTGTAGGCGTGGAAAATACGTGTGTGCTAGATAGAAGGCGGACCTGTGGAGCACACACAGCCCTAGACCCACCTGAGCAAAAGACGCTTGCACAGCAGGTGAgagattattttactttttcaaatgaagaatTGGAGATAATGTTAAGTTTTTCCCCGCATGAATTAGAAATGAAAGGCAAACATGGCTTGTGAATTTGACACTGACGTTTATTCAGTATAGGCTGAATTCACGTATGTTTCCCACCATTTCACATATTACTTTTCTTTGTTGATTGGTGGGCAGAATTCAGTCCATTTTGACCTACAAAATACGGTTCGGTGTACCCAACCTCATGCCCACTCTCCTGGCTTTATTAGTCAGCTCCCAAAAAAGAATGTTACTTCAGGAgaacggggtcaaatttggcccctatcaattctgctactcaaataacaaagaccttttcttttttttacaaatttaacttcaaaagtccagagtgccacttctgacccgtgcatggggccatctagtggatgaatattgcacttacatgagccagagtggtggtgacaagatggctaaaatgcaacaaataaaaacaaaaaatatatattgttcaatgcagctgtgtatttgattgattatttttcttaaattctaaatagtttactgacagtttttgttattcagattttttgaaatgatacccctaaatcccaaagggtctaatttcgccctaatcctaaattagggaataaattgaaaaaatcattgaaaaaacatatgttttggtgttcagtgaatttatcgcagtcatttaatgtataattcataattttccaaagaagaaaagggttcttgggttctccagggttaaaaaaaaaaaatggtaggaTGAATGAGGAATCCGTTTTCCTTTCAATATAGCTACAACCCCCACACCTCAATTCCTTAGCCATATGATTGTGCAAGGTTCAAGGTTGATGAACATTGTGGCAATGATTTATTAATGAATAACTATCAAGAATGCCCGCAAGGAGAAAGCTTAGAAAACCACAATTCACACAAGTTTGAAAGGGAGCATTTTAATCAGTGTAGTTAATCATTTTACCGTAGTGTGTGTATAGTGAACACGTGTGTTCAAACTGCGGACGTGTGCACTCGTGAAAAgtattgggtaaaaaataaccagaggtggcaaatccaggtccagaaaataaaaaccctgccacagtttggctttagctcgcaagctccctagctagctccttgggtgcttgtttacctgttagagagctagctagctagctagcataaggggctaaagccaaaacgTGGCAGGtttttttcactgaaaataacccaatatgggtcaaaaagAGCCCAaacaaaaagttgagtcaaagaATAACCCAAAtaacccattttttattttattttatttttttagttttgggcttgttttgtgggttatacattttgacccaacagcATTTTGAGCCAACACTTTAGGGTAAATGAGATACCCCAAAATGTTGTGTTGGTTCTTTTTGGACctatattgggttatttttaacccaactgtttgtAGAGCATGTGTGCAAAcaattgtagtaaaaaaaataacccaatatatGTCAAAAAGCAACAGACagactttttgggttattctttTAAAGCAAAAGTTAAGTCCGAAGAATAACCCACGAAACAACCCACagttttttctgttgttttctacaaaacagacaattataaataaataataataataataaaaaaatgggaggggggggggttcattctgaccc
The genomic region above belongs to Vanacampus margaritifer isolate UIUO_Vmar chromosome 5, RoL_Vmar_1.0, whole genome shotgun sequence and contains:
- the fxyd6 gene encoding FXYD domain-containing ion transport regulator 6, whose protein sequence is METTSLFLSSLLVCVAAVADVDVQDEPEKEENPFVYDYESLRICGLALAVVLFTLGILLILSRRCRCSINQKPRAPGDEEAQEENLIVSKAAAAAKETPAEN